Within the Epinephelus lanceolatus isolate andai-2023 chromosome 9, ASM4190304v1, whole genome shotgun sequence genome, the region gtcagtggttttaatgttgtggctgactAGTCTTGCTTATGAAATGACAGGGGCAAAAGCCAAGGCTAAGCAAAACACTTGTCTATTTACACATCCAACAGATACAGAGCAGGTTTAACATCAACAGCATTCATACATCTATATACCCTGAGATGCTCTAAAGATAATCAGGAATTCAGTAGATTAATGTAAGACCTGTAACCCAGTCTGGAAACCAGTTTATTCCGTATCGGTTTTTcctacaaaaacaccaaaagtcaATATGAAAAATGAGCTTGAATAAAACTGTAGCATTAACACTGAGGATCGTCAGCACCACACATACGCTGTCTAATGAgctgcaacaaaaacatttcattcatCGTCAAATTGTCTTGGCAAGTGACTCAAATGGAGAGAACATAATAGAAATCTGAATAAAATAaggacacaaataaaaaaaaaaagcataaaaattgACTGATGAAGCACTGTAGAGTCATTAAGAGTACACGATGTAATGGCAAACAGCTCTGAAATAAATACAGGATCattaattttatgtctctgtcaCTCTCCATATCTCAGAGTTCAAAGAGTGAGAGGTGGTGGAAACAGAGTCGTTCAATGCAATGGCGGCCAGCAGGACATTTTTAGGCTACATGCTGTATCCCACATGCAGTGTTCTTTTTGGAAATACATCAGCTACATGACCATGCAGCTGCTTGTGACTCAAAGTGTCAGCAAGTCCTTTACAAGTCCTTTTCACATTCTCATACGACGGCTTGTTCCGTCTCCTCAACGCTCACCATTTCCCCCTCCATCTCTACCTCCACCTGAGAGTTCACCACCTGCTGCCCGTCAACTTCAGTCGTGGTCACGTGCACCACCTGGATCTGCACCCCGGCCTGCTTTAATCTCTCCACGTCCTCTTCGCACATCTCCGTCACCCCTCCGTCCTCCATCACGACTGTTGCGGTCTCCCCCATCTCCATCACATCCACAGGCTCCACTGTGACGTGTTCCACCTGGATTCCATCATCCAGCAGGACTGTGTCGGATCCTTCTATGCTCTGTGTTGCAATGGCGAGGGCGGCGGTGGCGGCAGAGTCAGTGATGACCAGCTCTTCAGTTGACTTGGTGTCCTCAATGGAATGGACTTGTTTGAGGTGGGCCTTTAGTTCTTTAGGGTGGGTGAACCACATGTCACACATTGTGCAGTGGTTGGGCTTGTCGCCAGTGTGGCTCACAAGATGGTCTTTGAACTGGTCCCAGCTGTTGAAGACACTGCTGCAGACCTGATGGAGGAGGTGTGGGAGAAAACAGTAGGTCACATAGGAATCATGGGGTCTATGAAACCTCAGAAATCAGAGACAATGTCCTTCACAATATCCTGGACCCAAAGGTTAGGTCATCAGTTGTCTACTTTTGTCAGACCAGCAGTAATAAACCAAAAAATAttctatttaaaaatgtataacccaaaaaagcatcaaattttcaaatgtattaaactgaAACCAATTAATTATTTGACCTTTCTGCctgaaatttttttaaattaaaggaatatttcatttacaaaataattatttgtaCATCAATTAATCACTCCATATTACACTGAATTCATAAAGAGATCTTTGTTCTTCTCACATGCCTCAACAGTACATGAAATCACCAAAaacggagaaaattcttgagGGGCAGTACACATGCCGCATTTTTTGCACCTTCAAATTCATTGTGTCCAATGCAGACGCATGTCAGGCATGCTCAAACACCAAAGAGATGCTGTCACGGTGTGCAAGCATCCCCAAGCGCCTATTTTTCTGGGCGCGATGGTTGCGATATGcccacacacttacaaacagcacctggaagaagatcagctctgcactaaggatttcaggtaaataggctatgatacgatgcttgttaaggtCGCTTGGCAACGTCAAATGCAACCTGCCACCATGCttttgaaagctggcacaaaaaggcacaaaagtagcacccagcacccaaccttgcattttccaggtggttagAGATGCAGCATGTGTGCGGCCCCTACTAAATAAACATCATAGGTTACTGAGTTTAagaacagcaaaactgtatcaaaacatccatttaaaaACTCTTGAAGAACGAGTGCGGTATAATTCAAGCGTCacttatccagtcatatgcttagcacttcccaaacatgtattttcactaaaaccatAGTATTCAAAACAATTCTGCAAACAAGCAGCACAACTGGGCAAGCATGTGCTggagttcaaacacacacacttgtccaGACACAATGCTCGTCCGTTAATGAGACCGTTAATGCGGAAGTGTTTTTACAAgcaaggttttagcaaaaatgcagctgttaaatgagacttggatgaTACTGCACAAACTGCATGACAGTTTGTAAGGAGCTGATTAGATATTGAAAAGCTGTTGTAAAGGCGGCCCTCTTTTACTGCAAGTCATTTcaaatttctcttttttttcggtcacagtggaggcatgccagaaaacaaaagctttcttcacaaattcaacgtaacataGAGCGAGTAACTGACATACAAATGATCactttgtgggtgaagtaatTACCTACACTAGGAGGAAACACTTGACTaagataaatacatttctcaAGGTAAAACACCACAATCTAAGCTGTATGACAATCTATCAGTACATACAGTGTTAGTAGATTATTTAATACATCTGTCTGTGCACTAAATGAGGCACATCAGAATGTCTGGTCTTTCTGCATTAAGTGAATGAAAACATTCATGTAATGTGAAAATCATTTCTCTACTGTAGATGCTGCGCTGGCAGAGGAGCGTTTGACGGCCCTGATTGTGCACAAACTGTACCTGGCATTCATAGAGTTTCTTGCGTCCCTTCTTGGCTCCAGCCCCGTTCTGACAGGCTGCCATATGGCACTTCAGTGTGCTGTTCCTTGCAAATCGCTCATGGCAATCTGGACACTCATACGGTTTTTCACCTACAGATAACACATATAAAGCCAAGCATGTATGTCAGTGCTAGATATGAAATAAGAAGTCAACAATATATAAGAAAAATTCATAGTTTGCATATTATGAATCTGAACACAACCAGCTTTGTTTTTCACTCTCACCTGTGTGCTTACGCAAATGCTCCTTAAAGTGGCCAAAGTggtcaaagtgctttttacagtATTCACAGACGTGCACTTTCTTTTGGGGTTTCTGGTTTCGAGACAGCTCTTCTGCATCAAAATGAAATGTGCTGATGTGCTGTTTCAAGGCGCCCTCCCGCGTGTAGGCTCTCCCGCAGTGGCTGCACACGTGGGGTTTTTCCAGCAAGCCCAGGTGCGTTTTCAAGTGCTGTTTGAGGTGGTAGTACAACTTGAAGCTGCGGTCACACTTGTTGCAGCGGAACATGTTGTCTACTTGGGAAATCTGGACCTCTACAACCTCGACGTTCTCCAGCACCTTGGAGGCAGTGACGGTCTCCTCCTGATACACCACCTCCTGCCAAAGACAAACAGGCAAGGCAGGGTTAATCCTTTCACATCTACAGCTCTTACTGTAAATATAGAGTTTTAAACCAAAAGAGCATTAACGTCCGCacaaatacaagtaaatatacCTCTTCTATTCCTTCCTTCTTAACGACCTGTAGCGTAGGTTCTCCTTGCTGGTATTTGCTGGTTATGTCAGCAAGAAGAGCCAAAGCAGAGTCATCCGACGACTCCTGAGCATTCTTGGCTGCATCGACCACCTCCTCCAGTCCGGTCTCCTCCACCTCAATGGCCCCTTCTCCAATCACCTCAATCTCCACCTGGAGGACATTGAAAACAGTCAGTCCCAACAAGAACACGCTTCCAGTTCCACAACACACCGCCACGCACATACTGACCTGTTCCCCTTCTACTGAGGGTAGGCTCTCTGTGATCACATTAGACGTCTCAGCAATCTTCCTCTTTTTGCCTTTGCTCTTTGCCGTCAGTGAGGGATTCTCATTTATCCTACAAAAGAAGACAAGCTCTTGTTAATTTAAATTCTGACCATTGCACAATTTTAGCTTCAACAGCAGTGACACGTGGCAGGTAAGCTGCATGTGAGACTCACTTATTGCTGAGCGCTTTGATGGCTTCCTGCATCTGAAGATATTCAGCCGCCTTCCAGACATCAAAGGCCTCCTCTTCTCCAACTATGACCAGTGTTGCTGTGTAAGTGAACTCCATCAGCTGGCGGAAGGCCGTGTTACTCACTCCTGTCGGAGGATGACAGAGCAGCAGTAATGAGTAAAAGCTCTTTTACGCAACACAGTAACAAAGTCTGCATAGTAAAGTatgactgtttgtttttcttcaaaaaataattaaaacacagaATACCTTCTATCTCCACCAGTGGCTCCTGGGTAAAATCCTGGAAGAACTTGTGGAAAAACTGACTGCATGCTGCCAACACTGCTTTATGGGCTCTGAACTGATGTCCTGCAAGAGACAACAGACACGAACATAATAAGCATTGCTGAGGACTTTCACTAAGACACCATAAATCCTTAATATATACTACTTACCATCCACAATCAAGGTAATGTCTGTGAACTGGTCCAGCTGCCGTTGTTCATTAAGTTTGTCCATCATGACTTTGTAATGCGCTGGGTACTCATTGCCTCCCtccagctccacctccacctcagcCGCCATTATCGACCTTATCCCTTTCTGCACAGAATTTAGGAAGACATAATATTCTTAACATTGAGAAAGTTACACAGCTATTAGCTCAACTGACATCACCAATGTCACTTTGATTGACCTGGATTCCTGGATACAATTTTCTCTGTTGTTCTGATGCACAGTTATAAGAAGAGAACACACTAAAACAACAGCGAACAGCAAAAAGGTGCCCAATATTTAATGTTTCAACACATAAGTTCACACATGCAGTCATTTAGTGttgattaaaaacatgaaaataaaatgaaccaAACACTTCGGGCACTCTGTTTACCACTTCAGTTCATAGATTTTCATCTACATCATAGATTTTTATCTACAGTATCTATCTTATCAGACCCCCTTCGATAAAATAGTTTGTATGACAAATGTAGCCTTGTCTTGACAGCCATGGCCAAGTCCATGACTTCAGTGAGTGCCACCTGACATGAGATTTGTGGAGGGACTCCTCTGTTTCATACATATTCCCACTTTGCATTTGCACTTTTGTAAACAGCAGGTCACCAACCAAAAATGCAGATGACTCTGGAATGATTTATGGACTGTTTCATTGCTATactgttgctagggcaacaactttggtccctgtttacttcctgtcagcttctgcattaacatacattcaaacaggaaatacaaatgGACCCATTTAGAATGCTTATGTTGTCCGGTTTGAAACGGTTTATAGACCTTTTTATTGCTActctgttgctagggcaacagcTTTGGCCCCTGTTAACTTCCTGTCAGCCTCTGCATTAACAAACaatccaacaggaaatacaaagggaccccTGAtgtagaatgtttatgttgtcaagtttgaaaaGGTCCATAGAGTTTTGCAGCTCTGCATATTATTACACAGAGAAGAAAGTAACACAGATTAGGCAACTTCCTCATCTTGGGGACACATTTGTGGCTATTGTCAACGGCTGAAATGTGCAGTAGGTGTCTGCATTTGTGTTACATGCTCTATAAACCATGCTTAAGTGATAGTTAAGTCAAAAATGAAAGAATAATGTTTAGAGAACCACATTTTACTGCATGTCAAGTACATGCATTTCAAAGTTTGGTCACTGTGCAGTTTTAGAGCACAGCTGGCAGACCTGCATCTAAATAACAAAGCAAGACTGTGATTAAATTGTACTGGGTTGGAGAAGGTAATATCTAAGGTGACGAATGGCTTTACAGGACAACAACACTGCACAGAACAAGGAAGTCAAGGTGAGGGCCCATAAGAACAGCATCACAGCTGAGCATGGTAAAGCGTTGTGCTTGCCTTTAACTCCAGAATAAAAGTGTACATACGTAACAGTTTCACCCTGCTACATTTTAAGACCCTGGCGTGCCACACGAGGGGACGGGCGTGTAATAGAGTGTGTAATCCCACACATGGATGTTCATTTAACTAACGTTGACCGCTTTGCTAGCCCAGCTAGATGTTAGCTAGATGTTAGCTTGACTAGCAAACATGCAAACCTGCCCCCAACAGAAGAAAAGAATAAGTGATTTAACATACCCGAGACATAAATGTAACCACAGCCCAACTTACCAGGGCTGGATATACCTATATAAGCGTTTCGATACTGGAACATGAAGGAAATGAACATAGTACAACCCCAGAGTGTCGCAGGTAACGGGCCTCCTAGCACGCTCGCCATTTCGCGTTTGACAATCAACATTACGTCATCAAACCGCGCATTAAAATACACTTTTCCCAGACTAATTTCCTAATTATAACCGCCGTGGGTCAAAATACACGTCACAAACCATCGGTATGCATACCTCGAGTTTGGTTACGCTGCTTCAGAAAGTTGTTTTGCGATAGTATTTCCCTCGACGCATGTAGCGCTGTTCTACTCTCGTTGATCCAAAAAGGGCGGTCGCTCAAG harbors:
- the znf131 gene encoding zinc finger protein 131; amino-acid sequence: MAAEVEVELEGGNEYPAHYKVMMDKLNEQRQLDQFTDITLIVDGHQFRAHKAVLAACSQFFHKFFQDFTQEPLVEIEGVSNTAFRQLMEFTYTATLVIVGEEEAFDVWKAAEYLQMQEAIKALSNKINENPSLTAKSKGKKRKIAETSNVITESLPSVEGEQVEIEVIGEGAIEVEETGLEEVVDAAKNAQESSDDSALALLADITSKYQQGEPTLQVVKKEGIEEEVVYQEETVTASKVLENVEVVEVQISQVDNMFRCNKCDRSFKLYYHLKQHLKTHLGLLEKPHVCSHCGRAYTREGALKQHISTFHFDAEELSRNQKPQKKVHVCEYCKKHFDHFGHFKEHLRKHTGEKPYECPDCHERFARNSTLKCHMAACQNGAGAKKGRKKLYECQVCSSVFNSWDQFKDHLVSHTGDKPNHCTMCDMWFTHPKELKAHLKQVHSIEDTKSTEELVITDSAATAALAIATQSIEGSDTVLLDDGIQVEHVTVEPVDVMEMGETATVVMEDGGVTEMCEEDVERLKQAGVQIQVVHVTTTEVDGQQVVNSQVEVEMEGEMVSVEETEQAVV